One genomic region from Pseudoduganella dura encodes:
- a CDS encoding 3'-5' exonuclease, with protein sequence MLTKPIVMLDFETTGLSPEMGDRITEVGALRIADGVIVERYVSLVNCGVRVPAFITGLTGITQRMVDTAPPAHEVLPRLLEFIGADPLAAHNASFDEKFLRAESTRLGMAPAHVGSVCSLKLSRRVYPALYSYKLGNLGSQLGIAFRGTAHRAEADAEVAAEVLLHIGRHLASSYGIAAVEPALLMSVNRLAAAKVPAFLRKHSAAAAAVPVCTASSGMPDAA encoded by the coding sequence ATGCTGACGAAACCGATCGTGATGCTGGACTTCGAGACCACCGGCCTGTCGCCGGAAATGGGCGACCGCATCACCGAAGTGGGCGCGCTGCGCATCGCCGACGGCGTGATCGTCGAGCGCTACGTGTCGCTGGTCAATTGCGGCGTGCGCGTGCCCGCGTTCATTACCGGCCTGACCGGCATCACGCAGCGGATGGTCGACACGGCGCCGCCGGCGCACGAGGTACTGCCCCGGCTGCTGGAATTCATCGGCGCGGATCCGCTGGCCGCGCACAACGCGAGCTTCGACGAGAAGTTCCTGCGCGCCGAGAGCACGCGGCTCGGCATGGCGCCCGCCCACGTGGGCAGCGTCTGCTCGCTGAAGCTGTCGCGCCGCGTCTACCCGGCGCTGTACAGCTACAAGCTGGGCAACCTGGGCAGCCAGCTCGGTATCGCATTTCGCGGCACGGCCCACCGTGCCGAGGCCGATGCCGAAGTGGCGGCCGAGGTGCTGCTCCATATCGGCCGCCACCTGGCGTCCAGCTACGGCATCGCCGCCGTGGAGCCGGCATTGCTGATGTCGGTCAACAGGCTTGCCGCCGCCAAGGTGCCCGCCTTCCTGCGCAAGCACTCGGCCGCCGCGGCCGCCGTCCCCGTTTGCACCGCTTCCAGCGGCATGCCGGACGCCGCCTGA
- a CDS encoding DUF4214 domain-containing protein, with amino-acid sequence MSLITGTNAIDALAYSSWNATAGTAATLTYSFLTRVPMRADAEDRIGFQAMSVPQQNAVRDALAQWASIANVTFVEVAANAGNLQFGTNAQTGSSAYAYLPGTGISSVQMYLNNKESYNTVFTAGSYGPTVLIHEIGHMLGLKHPGDYDATGSGVNGPFLPAATDNGDYTLMSYNDSIGYAVGHKFQTTAMLYDIQAIQYLYGANMSYHAGNDTYVLAANAAPMCIWDAGGADALDFSACTGATVINLNAGAFSETARGLNNVSIAYNVTIESAVAGSGGSTIYANGAGNRLQGGAGADTFHQGAGNDTIIGGNGNDTVVFTRSYASYTVVRDGNTLTVKGEGTDTLTGVESLRFADRVLAADSFAAAVEQYGTDGNDVMSATAAAERIDAGTGLDIVVMGGLRASYQVQASAAGFTVTAAGTGQVDTLVNVERVQFQDASVALDVGGAIGKLYRLYEAAFDRAPDAAGIGFWLASMDRGEGFAAVAQAFTDSPEYLRLYGALDNAGFVERLYINALDRAYDSEGRDFWVAALNAGVTRGDVVTGFSESPELQAKLIGVIGNGVDYIPYA; translated from the coding sequence ATGAGCCTCATCACCGGCACGAACGCCATCGACGCCCTCGCTTACAGCAGCTGGAATGCCACGGCCGGCACGGCCGCCACGCTGACATACAGTTTCCTGACGCGCGTGCCGATGCGTGCCGATGCCGAGGATCGCATCGGCTTCCAGGCCATGTCGGTACCTCAGCAGAACGCCGTGCGCGATGCGCTGGCGCAGTGGGCATCGATCGCCAATGTCACATTCGTCGAAGTCGCGGCCAATGCCGGGAACCTGCAGTTCGGCACGAATGCGCAAACCGGCAGCAGCGCCTATGCCTATCTCCCGGGGACCGGCATCAGCTCGGTGCAGATGTACCTGAACAACAAGGAATCCTACAATACTGTCTTCACGGCCGGCAGCTACGGCCCGACGGTACTGATCCACGAGATCGGCCACATGCTCGGCCTGAAGCATCCGGGGGACTACGATGCCACCGGTTCCGGCGTCAACGGGCCTTTCCTGCCGGCGGCCACCGACAACGGCGACTATACGCTGATGTCGTACAACGATTCCATCGGTTATGCGGTGGGCCACAAGTTCCAGACCACGGCGATGTTGTATGACATCCAGGCGATCCAGTACCTGTACGGTGCCAACATGAGCTATCACGCCGGCAACGACACGTATGTGCTCGCGGCCAACGCCGCGCCGATGTGCATCTGGGACGCGGGCGGTGCCGATGCGCTCGACTTCTCCGCCTGCACCGGCGCCACGGTCATCAACCTGAATGCCGGCGCGTTCAGCGAAACGGCACGCGGCCTGAACAATGTTTCGATCGCCTACAACGTCACGATCGAGAGTGCGGTCGCCGGATCCGGCGGATCGACGATCTACGCGAACGGGGCCGGCAACCGGCTGCAGGGCGGCGCCGGCGCCGATACGTTCCACCAGGGCGCGGGCAACGACACGATTATCGGCGGCAACGGAAACGACACCGTGGTGTTTACCAGGAGCTACGCCAGCTATACCGTGGTACGTGATGGCAACACGCTGACGGTCAAGGGCGAGGGAACCGATACCCTGACCGGTGTCGAGAGCCTGCGGTTTGCCGACCGCGTGCTCGCCGCCGACAGTTTCGCGGCGGCGGTCGAGCAGTACGGCACCGATGGCAACGACGTGATGAGCGCCACCGCCGCGGCCGAGCGGATCGATGCCGGCACCGGGCTCGATATCGTGGTAATGGGCGGACTGCGGGCGAGCTACCAGGTGCAGGCGTCTGCCGCGGGCTTTACCGTCACCGCGGCCGGCACGGGGCAGGTCGATACGCTCGTCAACGTCGAGCGGGTGCAGTTCCAGGATGCTTCCGTGGCGCTGGACGTCGGTGGCGCCATCGGCAAGCTTTACCGTCTTTATGAAGCCGCGTTCGATCGCGCCCCGGACGCCGCCGGCATCGGCTTCTGGCTCGCCAGCATGGACCGTGGCGAGGGCTTCGCGGCCGTGGCGCAGGCTTTCACGGACAGCCCCGAGTACCTGCGCCTCTATGGCGCGCTCGACAACGCCGGTTTCGTGGAGCGGCTGTACATCAACGCGCTGGACCGCGCCTATGATTCGGAAGGTCGCGACTTCTGGGTCGCCGCGCTGAATGCGGGCGTGACGCGCGGCGACGTGGTCACCGGCTTCTCCGAATCGCCAGAACTGCAGGCCAAGCTGATCGGCGTGATCGGCAACGGGGTCGACTACATCCCGTATGCCTGA
- the queD gene encoding 6-carboxytetrahydropterin synthase QueD produces MLTITRKLEFDAGHRIPDHKSQCRNLHGHRYTLEITLTGEVISTEGNSDNGMIMDFSDVKALAKEHLVDVWDHAFLVYDKDSAVKEFLATLPGHKTVVIDRIPTVENLAAVAFGILKAAYKDRYGTGLRLHKLVLHETPNCWAEITDA; encoded by the coding sequence ATGTTGACGATTACCCGCAAGCTGGAATTCGATGCCGGCCACCGCATTCCCGACCATAAAAGCCAGTGCCGCAATCTGCACGGCCACCGCTACACGCTGGAGATCACGCTGACCGGCGAAGTGATTTCGACCGAAGGCAATTCCGACAACGGCATGATCATGGACTTTTCGGACGTGAAGGCGCTCGCCAAGGAACATCTGGTCGATGTCTGGGACCACGCCTTCCTCGTGTACGACAAGGACAGCGCCGTGAAGGAATTCCTGGCCACGCTGCCCGGCCACAAGACCGTGGTCATCGACCGGATTCCCACCGTGGAAAACCTGGCGGCCGTCGCCTTCGGCATCCTGAAGGCGGCCTACAAGGACCGCTACGGCACCGGCCTGCGCCTGCACAAGCTGGTGCTGCACGAAACGCCGAACTGCTGGGCCGAGATCACCGATGCCTGA
- the queE gene encoding 7-carboxy-7-deazaguanine synthase, with translation MTYSIKEIFYTLQGEGAHAGRPAVFCRFAGCNLWTGRESDRASATCQFCDTDFVGTDGERGGKFATPRALVEVIDSLWPASYPASKYVVFTGGEPLLQLDAPLIDAMHAAGFTIAIETNGTVPVPPGIDWICVSPKVGSQLVVAKGDELKVVIPQANQELADYEHLDFENFFVQPMDGPLAAFNTTLAIETCKRNPKWKLSLQTHKLLNIP, from the coding sequence GTGACTTACAGTATCAAAGAGATTTTCTATACCTTGCAGGGCGAGGGCGCCCATGCCGGCCGGCCGGCGGTTTTTTGCCGCTTTGCCGGCTGTAACCTGTGGACCGGTCGCGAAAGCGATCGGGCCAGTGCCACCTGCCAGTTTTGCGACACCGATTTCGTCGGCACCGACGGCGAACGGGGCGGCAAGTTCGCCACGCCCCGGGCCCTCGTCGAAGTCATCGACAGCCTGTGGCCGGCGTCATATCCCGCCAGCAAGTACGTCGTCTTCACCGGTGGCGAGCCGCTGCTGCAGCTCGATGCGCCGCTGATCGATGCGATGCACGCCGCCGGCTTCACGATCGCCATCGAAACCAACGGCACGGTGCCCGTGCCGCCGGGCATCGACTGGATCTGCGTCAGTCCGAAGGTGGGCTCGCAGCTCGTGGTCGCCAAGGGCGACGAGCTGAAAGTCGTGATCCCGCAGGCGAACCAGGAACTCGCCGACTACGAGCACCTGGACTTCGAGAACTTCTTCGTCCAGCCGATGGATGGCCCGCTGGCGGCGTTCAATACCACGCTGGCGATCGAAACGTGCAAGCGCAATCCGAAGTGGAAGCTGTCGCTGCAGACCCATAAACTCCTGAACATTCCCTGA
- a CDS encoding Hsp70 family protein, whose product MATACGVDFGTSNSTVGWVAPGRPVMLPLEDGKVTLPSVVFFNADDDEVTFGRAALADYLAGYEGRLMRSLKSLLGTPLMDGQTEVAGRAVSFRTLLGQFIGELKRRGESAAGKRFDAAVLGRPVHFVDDDPAADRLAEETLADIARAAGFRDLAFQYEPIAAAFDYESQIAREELVLIADIGGGTSDFSLVRLSPERASKPERRDDILANAGVHIGGTDFDKYLSLAAVMPQLGHGSALKNGSAVPSSYYFNLATWHTINQAYTKKMSIQLGELVRDAREPQKLVRLQNLIDDRAGHWLAMRVEETKIALSGEPSVRLDLDRLAPPAALDVDRDCFVAAIGALVDTVGGTVGRLLADAGVRPEDVDTVFFTGGSSGVAALRERIGAVVPSARRVEGDLFGSIGAGLALDAVRKFG is encoded by the coding sequence ATGGCAACTGCGTGCGGTGTCGACTTCGGCACGTCCAATTCCACAGTCGGGTGGGTCGCCCCGGGCCGGCCGGTGATGCTGCCGCTCGAGGATGGCAAGGTCACTTTGCCGTCGGTGGTGTTCTTCAACGCCGACGATGACGAGGTCACGTTCGGCCGGGCGGCCCTGGCCGATTACCTGGCGGGCTACGAGGGGCGCCTGATGCGTTCGCTGAAGAGCCTGCTGGGAACACCGCTGATGGATGGCCAGACGGAGGTGGCCGGCCGCGCGGTATCGTTCCGCACGCTGCTCGGGCAATTCATCGGTGAGTTGAAACGCCGGGGCGAAAGTGCCGCGGGCAAACGCTTCGATGCCGCCGTGCTGGGCCGGCCGGTCCACTTCGTCGACGACGATCCGGCCGCCGACCGGCTGGCCGAGGAGACGCTGGCCGACATCGCGCGGGCCGCCGGTTTCCGCGACCTGGCGTTCCAGTACGAACCGATTGCCGCCGCATTCGATTACGAGTCGCAGATTGCCCGCGAGGAGCTGGTGCTGATCGCCGACATCGGCGGCGGCACGTCGGACTTTTCTCTCGTGCGGCTGTCGCCCGAGAGGGCATCGAAGCCCGAGCGGCGCGACGATATCCTGGCCAATGCCGGCGTGCATATCGGCGGCACCGATTTCGACAAGTACCTGAGCCTGGCCGCGGTAATGCCCCAGCTGGGCCATGGCAGCGCGCTGAAGAACGGCAGCGCCGTGCCGTCCAGCTATTACTTCAACCTGGCCACGTGGCACACGATCAACCAGGCGTACACGAAGAAGATGTCGATCCAGCTCGGCGAACTGGTGCGCGACGCGCGCGAACCGCAGAAGCTGGTGCGCCTGCAGAACCTGATCGACGATCGCGCCGGCCACTGGCTGGCGATGCGCGTGGAAGAAACCAAGATCGCGCTGTCGGGCGAACCGTCGGTGCGGCTCGACCTGGACCGCCTGGCGCCGCCGGCCGCGCTGGACGTGGACCGCGACTGCTTCGTCGCCGCGATCGGCGCGCTGGTCGATACGGTCGGCGGCACCGTTGGCCGCCTGCTGGCCGATGCCGGCGTGCGGCCGGAAGACGTCGATACCGTCTTCTTTACCGGCGGTTCCTCCGGCGTGGCGGCGCTGCGCGAGCGGATCGGCGCGGTGGTACCGTCGGCGCGCCGCGTCGAAGGCGACCTGTTCGGCAGCATCGGCGCCGGTCTCGCGCTGGACGCGGTCCGTAAATTCGGCTGA
- a CDS encoding sensor domain-containing diguanylate cyclase — translation MNSTQQVQHLVDFPHADGSQGYAFTLLELLAIPAFVLDARGRAIVWNRACERLTGASGYEVLGTMDAWRCFHRDARPTLADLVIQQRTHEVAALYDTHARPCDEPGHLSAEGWCDMPRAGRRRYLAVDVSPICDGSGRLKAVVETLRDMTAEKQAQIALEKLATRDGLTGLANRRCFDDTLHAEWQRAMRQQQPLSLLMVDVDNFKQYNDVYGHVGGDDCLQRIAGAVAKEMRTNDLVARYGGEEFAVILPNQSLKGAAIVAERIRCRVEQLQLPNLGAAQQFVTVSIGAATALAAPECDPSQLLATADAALYRAKHMGRNRISLTRETEKILSQAYGM, via the coding sequence ATGAACAGTACGCAACAAGTGCAGCACCTGGTCGATTTTCCGCACGCGGACGGATCGCAGGGCTATGCGTTCACACTGCTGGAACTCCTCGCCATCCCCGCTTTCGTGCTCGATGCGCGGGGGCGCGCCATCGTGTGGAACCGGGCCTGCGAGCGCCTGACCGGTGCATCCGGCTACGAGGTGCTCGGCACGATGGACGCATGGCGCTGCTTTCACCGTGACGCGCGCCCGACGTTGGCGGACCTGGTGATCCAGCAGCGTACGCACGAAGTGGCCGCACTGTACGACACGCACGCCCGCCCATGCGACGAACCCGGGCACCTGAGTGCCGAAGGCTGGTGCGACATGCCGCGTGCCGGGCGCCGCCGCTACCTGGCCGTGGACGTGAGCCCGATCTGCGACGGCAGCGGCCGCCTCAAGGCGGTGGTGGAAACGCTGCGCGACATGACCGCCGAGAAGCAGGCGCAGATCGCGCTCGAAAAGCTGGCCACGCGTGATGGCCTGACAGGCCTGGCCAACCGCCGCTGCTTCGATGACACGCTGCACGCGGAATGGCAGCGCGCGATGCGCCAGCAGCAGCCGTTGTCGCTGCTGATGGTGGACGTCGACAATTTCAAGCAATACAACGATGTATATGGCCACGTGGGCGGCGACGATTGCCTGCAGCGGATCGCCGGGGCCGTCGCCAAGGAAATGCGCACCAACGACCTGGTGGCTCGCTACGGCGGCGAGGAATTCGCGGTGATCCTGCCGAACCAGTCGCTGAAGGGCGCGGCTATCGTGGCGGAGCGGATCCGCTGCAGGGTCGAACAACTGCAATTGCCGAACCTGGGCGCGGCGCAGCAGTTCGTCACCGTCAGCATCGGCGCCGCGACCGCGCTGGCCGCACCCGAATGCGATCCTTCGCAACTGCTGGCCACGGCCGATGCCGCGCTGTACCGCGCCAAGCACATGGGCCGCAACCGCATCAGCCTGACCCGGGAGACGGAAAAAATCCTCAGTCAGGCATACGGGATGTAG
- the tadA gene encoding tRNA adenosine(34) deaminase TadA, whose amino-acid sequence MQSGGGEPDVRAGGPQDGFMREALAEAQRAWDLGEVPVGAVVVKDGVVIARGFNQPIAGHDPTAHAEIVALRAAASVLGNYRLPGCELYVTLEPCVMCSGAMMHARLAKVVYGARDPKTGAAGSVVDLFASPQLNHHTAAVGGVLDEDCGNMLKAFFASRRAASRAARTEREKQAIAGARLAGGHGAG is encoded by the coding sequence ATGCAGTCCGGCGGCGGTGAGCCCGACGTGCGGGCTGGCGGGCCGCAGGACGGCTTCATGCGCGAAGCGCTGGCCGAGGCACAGCGCGCGTGGGATCTGGGCGAGGTGCCGGTCGGCGCCGTCGTCGTGAAGGATGGCGTCGTCATCGCGCGCGGCTTCAACCAGCCCATCGCCGGGCACGACCCCACCGCGCACGCGGAAATCGTGGCGCTGCGCGCCGCCGCCAGTGTGCTGGGCAACTACCGCCTGCCGGGCTGCGAACTGTACGTCACGCTGGAGCCGTGCGTGATGTGTTCCGGCGCGATGATGCATGCCCGGCTGGCGAAAGTGGTGTATGGCGCGCGCGACCCGAAGACCGGGGCCGCGGGCTCGGTCGTCGACCTGTTCGCGTCCCCCCAGCTGAACCACCACACTGCGGCCGTCGGCGGCGTTCTCGATGAAGACTGCGGCAACATGCTGAAAGCCTTCTTCGCCAGCCGCCGCGCGGCCTCGCGGGCCGCGCGCACCGAGCGTGAAAAACAGGCGATCGCCGGGGCGCGCCTTGCCGGCGGCCACGGCGCCGGGTAA
- a CDS encoding prolyl oligopeptidase family serine peptidase, with amino-acid sequence MHCKRATLATIAGVTAALLAGTTGQALAQACPAGSPLAYPVTKKVDQRDDYHGTTIADPYRWLEDANSAETKAWVTEQNRLTQDFLGRIPERAAIRKRLTQLWNFERYSVPFKEGGRYFYSRNDGLQNQAVLYTLKTLDDQPRVLLDPNTLAADGTVALAGLAISPQGRHLAYSTAASGSDWNEIRVRDIDTGKDTVDHVKWVKFSNTAWAHDGSGFYYSRYDAPTESARLAGINYFQKLYFHKLGTPQEQDVLVYERQDQKEWGFQAEVTDDGRYLVINSTQGTDPKNRVFIKDLKAKGAKVAGLLEAFDASYTFIDNDGPLFYFVTDKDAPRSRIAAIDVRTGTWTGIVPETAQTLKGANIVNGQLVAEYLADAYSAVKVFDLKGKPLHDVALPGIGSAGGFAGKRGDSETFYSYTSFTTPATIYRYDLKSGQSSVYRQPKVDFDPAAYETRQEFFTSKDGTRVPMFIVAKKGLKRDGGNPTYLYGYGGFNVPLTPAFSVANLAWLEMGGVYVMANLRGGGEYGEAWHQAGTKLRKQNVFDDFIGAAEWLVANKVTSPAKLAIGGGSNGGLLVGAAMTQRPDLFAAALPAVGVMDMLRFHKFTIGWAWTSDYGSSDNADEFKALLGYSPLHNLKANTCYPATMVTTADHDDRVVPAHSFKFAAAAQAAQGGPAPVLIRIETKAGHGAGKPTSKQIEEVADRWGFLSRTLGMAPVPAAAANPPAVRGGMD; translated from the coding sequence ATGCACTGCAAACGCGCTACTCTCGCAACAATCGCCGGTGTCACCGCGGCGCTGCTGGCCGGTACCACTGGCCAGGCGCTGGCACAGGCCTGCCCGGCCGGTTCGCCGCTGGCCTATCCTGTGACGAAAAAAGTCGACCAGCGCGACGACTACCACGGCACCACGATCGCCGATCCTTACCGCTGGCTGGAAGATGCCAACAGCGCGGAGACGAAGGCATGGGTCACCGAACAGAACCGCCTCACGCAAGACTTCCTGGGCCGGATTCCGGAGCGCGCGGCGATCCGCAAGCGCCTCACGCAGCTGTGGAACTTCGAGCGCTACTCGGTGCCGTTCAAGGAAGGCGGCCGTTATTTCTACAGCCGTAACGACGGCTTGCAGAACCAGGCGGTGCTGTACACGCTGAAGACGCTGGACGACCAGCCGCGCGTACTGCTCGATCCGAACACGCTTGCCGCCGACGGCACCGTGGCGCTGGCCGGCCTGGCGATCAGCCCGCAGGGCAGGCACCTGGCCTACAGCACGGCGGCATCGGGCTCGGACTGGAACGAGATCCGCGTGCGCGACATCGACACCGGCAAGGACACGGTCGACCATGTTAAGTGGGTGAAGTTCTCGAACACGGCCTGGGCCCATGACGGTTCCGGCTTCTATTACAGCCGCTACGATGCACCGACCGAGAGCGCCAGGCTGGCCGGGATCAACTACTTCCAGAAACTGTATTTCCACAAACTGGGCACGCCGCAGGAACAGGATGTCCTTGTCTACGAGCGCCAGGACCAGAAGGAGTGGGGCTTCCAGGCCGAAGTCACCGATGACGGCCGTTACCTGGTGATCAACTCCACGCAGGGCACCGATCCGAAAAACCGCGTGTTCATCAAGGACCTGAAGGCAAAAGGCGCGAAGGTCGCCGGCCTGCTCGAGGCATTCGACGCGTCGTACACCTTCATCGACAACGACGGCCCGCTGTTCTACTTCGTCACCGACAAGGATGCGCCGCGCTCGCGCATCGCCGCGATCGACGTGCGCACGGGCACCTGGACCGGGATCGTGCCGGAAACGGCGCAGACGCTGAAGGGCGCCAACATCGTCAACGGCCAGCTGGTGGCCGAGTACCTGGCCGATGCCTACAGCGCCGTCAAGGTGTTCGACCTGAAGGGCAAGCCGCTGCATGACGTGGCGTTGCCGGGCATCGGCTCGGCCGGCGGCTTCGCCGGCAAGCGCGGCGACAGTGAAACGTTTTATTCGTACACCAGCTTCACGACGCCGGCGACGATCTATCGCTACGACCTGAAGTCCGGGCAGAGTTCGGTGTATCGCCAGCCCAAGGTGGATTTCGACCCGGCGGCCTATGAAACGCGCCAGGAATTCTTTACCAGCAAGGATGGCACGCGCGTGCCGATGTTCATCGTTGCGAAAAAAGGCCTCAAGCGCGATGGCGGCAATCCCACGTACCTGTACGGCTACGGCGGCTTCAATGTCCCGCTGACGCCGGCGTTCTCGGTGGCTAACCTGGCATGGCTGGAAATGGGCGGCGTCTACGTGATGGCCAACCTGCGGGGCGGCGGCGAATATGGCGAGGCCTGGCACCAGGCCGGCACCAAGCTGCGCAAGCAGAACGTATTCGACGATTTCATCGGCGCGGCCGAATGGCTGGTCGCCAACAAGGTGACGTCGCCGGCCAAGCTCGCCATCGGTGGCGGCAGCAACGGCGGCCTGCTGGTCGGCGCGGCCATGACGCAGCGGCCGGACCTGTTCGCCGCCGCGCTGCCGGCGGTGGGCGTGATGGACATGCTGCGCTTTCACAAGTTTACGATCGGCTGGGCATGGACGTCGGATTATGGTTCCTCCGACAACGCGGACGAGTTCAAGGCCTTGCTCGGCTATTCGCCGCTGCACAACCTGAAGGCCAATACCTGCTATCCGGCCACGATGGTGACCACGGCCGACCACGACGACCGCGTTGTTCCGGCGCACAGCTTCAAGTTCGCCGCCGCGGCGCAGGCCGCGCAGGGCGGCCCGGCGCCGGTGCTGATCCGCATCGAGACGAAGGCCGGCCATGGTGCCGGCAAGCCGACCTCGAAGCAGATCGAAGAAGTGGCGGACCGCTGGGGCTTCCTGTCCCGCACGCTGGGCATGGCCCCGGTACCGGCCGCGGCCGCAAACCCTCCGGCAGTGCGTGGCGGGATGGATTGA
- a CDS encoding SEL1-like repeat protein produces the protein MNNRYSNKDVDVFAWFREASEKGNAYAQFNLALMYKRGKGVRRNDAAAFVWMRLSALQGIAFAQNHLGAMYYNGAGTKPDDAEAVFWFRMAARQGDASAQQNLGLMYRKGRGVPRNDETALTWFCRAAEQGVASAQALLGEAYAQGLGTKRNFQLALAWFRKAALQGDASAQLNLGLMYRRGHGVPQSDTQAVAWYRQAAAQGTAAAQRHLGVAYAEGRGVRVDLERAYSWLRRAAEQGDVDAQFNMGVMLSNGYGTHKDEALAFDWYQRAASSGHMLAQYNLGGMYAHGRGVRRDPAEALAWYRKAADQGAANAQFNVGVIYANGHGVPKDEACAVAWYRHAAEQGDASAQNNLGVMYANGQGVLHDDAEAVRWYRRAAEQGHPLAQYNLGGMYAGGRGVERDSVLSYMWISLAADAGDETACNNRKLIERKLTREEIGSAELMTRRWRDAHRTRTV, from the coding sequence ATGAACAACCGTTACTCGAACAAAGATGTGGACGTTTTCGCGTGGTTTCGCGAAGCCTCCGAGAAAGGCAACGCGTATGCGCAATTCAATCTTGCGCTGATGTACAAGCGGGGCAAGGGCGTGCGGCGCAACGACGCCGCCGCCTTCGTCTGGATGCGGCTGTCGGCATTGCAGGGCATCGCGTTTGCCCAGAACCACCTGGGCGCCATGTACTACAACGGCGCCGGCACGAAGCCGGACGACGCCGAAGCCGTGTTCTGGTTTCGCATGGCCGCCCGGCAGGGCGACGCGTCGGCACAGCAGAACCTGGGGCTGATGTACCGCAAGGGACGCGGCGTGCCGCGCAACGATGAGACGGCCCTCACGTGGTTTTGCCGGGCTGCCGAACAGGGCGTTGCCAGTGCTCAGGCATTGCTCGGCGAGGCGTATGCGCAGGGGCTCGGCACCAAGCGCAATTTCCAGCTTGCCCTGGCCTGGTTCCGCAAGGCCGCGCTGCAGGGCGACGCCAGCGCGCAACTGAACCTGGGCCTGATGTACCGGCGCGGCCATGGCGTGCCGCAATCCGATACGCAGGCGGTGGCCTGGTACCGGCAGGCGGCCGCGCAGGGCACGGCCGCCGCGCAGCGGCACCTCGGTGTCGCCTACGCCGAAGGGCGCGGGGTCCGGGTGGACCTGGAGCGGGCGTACTCGTGGCTGCGGCGCGCCGCCGAGCAGGGCGATGTCGACGCCCAGTTCAACATGGGCGTGATGCTGTCGAACGGCTACGGTACGCACAAGGACGAGGCGCTGGCGTTCGACTGGTACCAGCGCGCCGCGAGTTCCGGGCACATGCTGGCGCAGTACAACCTCGGCGGCATGTATGCGCATGGCCGCGGCGTGAGGCGCGATCCCGCCGAGGCGCTGGCGTGGTACCGCAAGGCCGCCGACCAGGGTGCCGCGAACGCGCAGTTCAACGTCGGCGTGATCTATGCCAACGGCCACGGCGTGCCGAAGGATGAAGCATGCGCCGTGGCCTGGTACCGTCACGCCGCCGAACAGGGCGATGCCAGCGCGCAGAACAACCTGGGCGTCATGTACGCCAACGGGCAAGGCGTGCTGCACGATGATGCCGAGGCCGTGCGCTGGTACCGCCGGGCGGCCGAACAGGGACATCCACTGGCCCAGTACAACCTCGGCGGCATGTACGCCGGCGGCCGCGGCGTCGAGCGCGACTCCGTACTGTCGTACATGTGGATCTCGCTGGCGGCCGATGCGGGCGACGAAACGGCCTGCAACAACCGCAAGCTGATCGAACGCAAGCTGACCAGGGAGGAAATCGGATCGGCCGAACTGATGACGCGCCGCTGGCGCGACGCCCACCGCACGCGCACGGTGTAG